From the Alloalcanivorax dieselolei B5 genome, one window contains:
- a CDS encoding DUF2057 domain-containing protein, translating into MPSPRSLLILIFATLALTACARNPVVQLYDGPKKPDTQVLTVRIPTQMEVVTINGQEVKGANTFFNTSHKDLKLTPGTYEIVAYYKELWDLNSESHEVMKSDPVVFPVNGKAGQYYAMNYKQPENAREARELADNFSGWVENTATGEKTPTQPSGLVLKRSILAPLTGTEVESSTSEAVAPKPAAVIAPKEAASAPAPAPSSSVAPAAPAGSYVDTLKAQWNQATPEERREFLQWISK; encoded by the coding sequence ATGCCTTCACCGCGTTCTCTTCTGATCCTGATCTTCGCCACCCTGGCGCTCACCGCCTGTGCGCGCAATCCGGTGGTTCAACTTTATGATGGTCCGAAAAAGCCGGACACCCAGGTACTGACGGTGCGGATTCCGACCCAGATGGAAGTCGTCACCATCAATGGCCAAGAGGTGAAAGGCGCCAACACCTTCTTCAATACCTCCCACAAGGATCTGAAGCTGACCCCCGGCACCTATGAAATCGTGGCCTACTACAAGGAACTGTGGGACCTGAACTCGGAAAGCCACGAAGTGATGAAATCCGATCCGGTGGTGTTCCCGGTCAACGGCAAGGCCGGCCAGTACTACGCCATGAACTACAAGCAGCCGGAAAACGCCCGCGAGGCCCGGGAGCTGGCGGACAACTTCTCCGGCTGGGTGGAGAACACCGCCACCGGCGAAAAGACCCCGACTCAACCCAGCGGTTTGGTGCTCAAGCGCAGCATTCTGGCGCCCCTCACCGGCACCGAGGTGGAATCCTCCACCAGCGAAGCGGTAGCGCCGAAGCCCGCCGCCGTGATCGCGCCCAAGGAAGCGGCCTCCGCACCGGCTCCCGCTCCGTCTTCTTCCGTGGCACCGGCGGCACCGGCCGGCAGCTATGTGGATACCCTGAAAGCCCAGTGGAACCAGGCCACGCCGGAAGAGCGTCGCGAGTTCCTGCAGTGGATTTCCAAGTAA
- a CDS encoding 2-hydroxychromene-2-carboxylate isomerase, protein MSKTVEFFFDVGSPTTYLAWTQLPGIAERHGAELVYRPMLLGGVFKATGNASPATVPLKGLYTRKDMQRYARRYGVPLKQNPHFPVNTLNCMRLLTAALNTPQWDTMLRALFEGMWLRERKLDELEVLGATLQEAGLDPAEWAARAQQPEVKDALKKTTEEAVSRGIFGAPTMFVGDEMFFGQDRLDWVEEELGKS, encoded by the coding sequence ATGAGCAAAACCGTGGAATTCTTCTTCGACGTGGGCAGCCCCACCACCTATCTGGCCTGGACCCAATTACCCGGAATCGCCGAACGTCATGGCGCTGAACTGGTGTACCGGCCGATGTTGCTTGGTGGGGTATTCAAGGCCACCGGTAACGCCTCCCCGGCGACGGTTCCGCTCAAGGGCTTGTACACTCGAAAGGACATGCAGCGCTATGCCCGGCGATATGGTGTGCCCCTCAAGCAGAACCCGCATTTTCCGGTGAATACGCTGAACTGCATGCGTCTGCTCACCGCCGCCTTGAACACGCCGCAATGGGACACCATGCTGCGCGCGCTGTTCGAAGGGATGTGGCTGCGGGAACGCAAACTGGATGAGCTGGAAGTGCTTGGCGCGACCCTCCAGGAAGCCGGTCTTGATCCGGCGGAATGGGCGGCCCGGGCCCAGCAGCCGGAGGTTAAGGACGCGCTGAAAAAGACCACGGAAGAAGCCGTGTCCCGCGGCATCTTCGGCGCCCCGACAATGTTTGTCGGCGACGAAATGTTTTTCGGCCAGGACCGTCTGGATTGGGTGGAAGAAGAGCTTGGGAAGAGTTGA
- a CDS encoding secondary thiamine-phosphate synthase enzyme YjbQ, with protein MWHQQTITLKPRARGFHLITREVVEALPELGRYRVGLLHLFIQHTSASLAVNENADPDVRGDLERHFNVMVPQNAPHYEHTLEGPDDMPAHIKSVLIGPSLSLPLHDGALALGTWQGIYLCEHRDHGGARKVVATLQGEAG; from the coding sequence ATGTGGCACCAGCAGACCATCACCCTGAAGCCCCGGGCACGGGGTTTTCACCTGATCACCCGTGAAGTGGTCGAGGCGCTGCCGGAATTGGGGCGTTACCGGGTGGGGTTGCTGCATTTGTTCATCCAGCACACTTCCGCGTCCCTGGCCGTCAACGAAAACGCGGACCCGGATGTGCGCGGCGATCTGGAGCGCCATTTTAATGTGATGGTGCCGCAGAATGCGCCCCACTACGAACACACCCTGGAAGGACCAGACGACATGCCCGCGCACATCAAGAGCGTGCTGATCGGCCCGTCCCTGTCATTACCGCTCCATGACGGGGCCCTGGCCCTGGGCACCTGGCAGGGGATCTATCTGTGCGAGCACCGGGATCATGGCGGCGCGCGCAAGGTCGTGGCGACCTTGCAGGGCGAGGCGGGATAG
- a CDS encoding SDR family oxidoreductase: MSSSPVAIVTGAGTGIGRAVMLALVSAGYRVGAAGRNGERLQQVLADAGLGPDQALAIATDITDPDSVKALFAEVKERYGRLDLLFNNAGIGAPPVPLEELSVKHWRAVVDTNLTGAFLCTQEAFRIMKTQHPQGGRIINNGSISATSPRPRSAPYTATKHAMTGLTKSTSLDGRAYNIACGQIDIGNAATEMTEPMRRGIPQANGDILVEPMMDVAHVADAVVHMAQLPLDANVQVMTIMATKMPFVGRG, from the coding sequence ATGAGTTCATCTCCCGTGGCCATTGTGACCGGAGCCGGTACCGGCATCGGACGCGCGGTGATGCTGGCGCTGGTGAGCGCCGGTTATCGCGTGGGTGCCGCCGGCCGTAATGGCGAGCGTCTGCAGCAGGTGCTGGCGGACGCCGGGCTGGGGCCGGATCAGGCGCTGGCCATCGCCACCGATATCACCGACCCGGATTCGGTGAAGGCCCTGTTCGCCGAGGTGAAGGAACGCTACGGACGGCTCGATCTGTTGTTCAACAACGCCGGCATCGGCGCTCCGCCAGTGCCGCTGGAAGAGCTGTCGGTGAAGCACTGGCGGGCGGTGGTGGACACCAATCTGACCGGGGCTTTCCTGTGCACTCAGGAGGCGTTTCGCATCATGAAGACGCAACATCCGCAGGGTGGCCGGATCATCAATAATGGTTCGATCTCCGCCACCTCGCCGCGACCGCGCTCGGCACCCTACACCGCCACCAAACACGCCATGACCGGGCTGACCAAATCCACCTCGCTGGATGGCCGCGCTTACAACATCGCCTGCGGTCAGATCGACATCGGCAACGCCGCCACCGAAATGACCGAGCCGATGCGGCGCGGCATCCCCCAGGCCAACGGCGATATCCTGGTGGAGCCGATGATGGACGTGGCCCATGTGGCCGATGCGGTGGTGCACATGGCGCAACTGCCGCTGGACGCCAATGTGCAGGTCATGACCATCATGGCCACCAAAATGCCGTTTGTCGGGCGGGGCTGA
- a CDS encoding CaiB/BaiF CoA transferase family protein codes for MSTTTPPAGGNAGPLTGVRVLDFGRFIAGPFCAALLAEFGADVIRVERPEGAEDRFLMPVTDDGTGALYLQMNRNKRSLALDVTSDEGRAIVRRLLANTDVVVANLPPTTLRKMGLDYATLSAIKPDIILVNLSAYGQQGPWSTRPGFDSIGQVMCGGVYLSGEDGKPRRTQVNWVDHATATHAAFGTLLALMERNLSGRGQEVTGALLNTALSAHAQPLVEQHLVASNRQPAGNRGIFTNPGDLFEARDGWLVLQAVGNPLFRRLATLIDEPQWLEDPRFQDDEGRGAHGEELCERIAAWCAERTLDEALDALAEARIPSAPVLSPAQSLAHPQVQASGMLQPMTIPGLDKEALLATAPVSLSRTPGSLRRPPPRLGEHNEEILAELERAEQAG; via the coding sequence ATGAGTACAACAACACCGCCCGCTGGCGGCAACGCGGGACCGCTGACCGGTGTCCGTGTTCTGGATTTCGGCCGTTTCATCGCCGGCCCTTTTTGCGCGGCGCTGTTGGCGGAGTTCGGCGCCGATGTGATCCGGGTGGAACGCCCGGAAGGCGCGGAAGACCGTTTCCTGATGCCGGTGACCGACGACGGCACCGGTGCCTTGTATCTGCAGATGAACCGCAATAAACGCTCGCTGGCCCTGGACGTGACCAGCGATGAGGGCCGCGCCATCGTGCGCCGGCTGCTGGCCAACACCGACGTGGTGGTGGCCAATCTGCCCCCCACCACCCTGCGCAAGATGGGCCTGGACTACGCCACGCTCAGCGCCATCAAGCCGGATATTATTCTGGTCAACCTCAGTGCCTACGGCCAGCAAGGTCCGTGGAGCACCCGCCCCGGCTTCGACAGTATCGGCCAGGTAATGTGCGGTGGAGTGTATCTGAGTGGTGAGGATGGCAAACCCCGCCGCACCCAGGTGAACTGGGTGGACCACGCCACCGCCACCCACGCGGCTTTCGGCACCCTGCTGGCGCTGATGGAACGTAATCTCAGCGGACGCGGCCAGGAGGTTACCGGGGCCCTGCTGAATACCGCGCTGTCCGCCCACGCCCAGCCCCTGGTGGAACAGCATCTGGTCGCCAGCAACCGCCAGCCGGCGGGTAACCGGGGCATCTTCACCAACCCCGGCGATCTGTTCGAGGCCCGTGACGGCTGGCTGGTGTTGCAGGCGGTGGGCAATCCCCTGTTCCGCCGGCTGGCGACATTGATTGATGAGCCGCAATGGCTGGAAGATCCCCGCTTCCAGGACGATGAGGGGCGCGGCGCCCACGGTGAGGAGCTGTGTGAGCGCATCGCGGCCTGGTGCGCGGAACGCACCCTCGACGAAGCGCTGGACGCACTGGCGGAAGCGCGTATTCCCTCGGCGCCGGTGCTGTCCCCGGCGCAGTCCCTGGCTCACCCTCAGGTTCAGGCCAGCGGCATGCTGCAGCCGATGACCATTCCCGGACTGGACAAGGAAGCGTTACTGGCCACGGCTCCGGTGAGTCTGTCCCGCACCCCGGGCAGCCTGCGCCGGCCGCCACCGCGGCTCGGCGAACATAACGAGGAAATCCTCGCCGAGCTGGAACGAGCGGAACAGGCTGGCTAA
- the speE gene encoding polyamine aminopropyltransferase — protein sequence MSAQDGNWFIEHFDSAGVAFGLRLKQKLEAVQTPYQHIEMWETDTFGYLMTIDGATMLSSRDNFLYHEMMAHPALFAHAAPRRVLIIGGGDCGTLREVLRHGGVEKAVQIDIDEQVTRFSEKYFPELCESNDDPRAELRFEDGVKFMQECEPGQFDVIIVDSTDPVGPAEGLFKAEFFRHCHRVLADGGVLVQQSESPLLHSDTIIRDLHVNMREAGFDHTQTLPFPQPVYPSGWWSCTLAGKGCDVGAFREADAAGKDFDTRYYSNAIHHGALTLPPFMSAAIGT from the coding sequence ATGAGTGCCCAAGACGGCAACTGGTTCATCGAGCATTTCGACTCCGCCGGCGTGGCCTTCGGCCTGCGCCTCAAGCAAAAGCTGGAAGCGGTGCAAACCCCCTACCAGCACATCGAAATGTGGGAAACCGACACCTTTGGCTATCTGATGACCATCGACGGCGCCACCATGCTGAGCAGCCGCGATAACTTCCTCTATCACGAAATGATGGCGCACCCGGCCCTGTTCGCGCACGCGGCACCGCGCCGGGTATTGATCATCGGCGGCGGCGATTGCGGCACCCTGCGCGAGGTACTGCGCCACGGCGGTGTGGAAAAAGCGGTGCAGATCGACATCGACGAACAGGTCACCCGCTTCTCCGAGAAGTACTTCCCGGAATTGTGCGAGTCCAACGACGATCCCCGCGCCGAGCTGCGCTTCGAGGACGGCGTCAAGTTCATGCAGGAGTGCGAGCCCGGCCAGTTCGACGTCATCATCGTCGATTCCACCGATCCGGTGGGGCCCGCGGAAGGGCTGTTCAAGGCGGAGTTCTTCCGTCACTGCCACCGCGTGCTCGCCGATGGCGGGGTCTTGGTACAGCAATCGGAGTCACCGCTGCTGCACAGCGACACCATCATCCGCGACCTGCATGTGAACATGCGCGAGGCCGGTTTTGATCACACCCAGACCCTGCCGTTCCCGCAGCCGGTCTATCCCAGCGGCTGGTGGAGCTGCACCCTGGCCGGCAAAGGCTGTGATGTCGGTGCCTTCCGCGAGGCGGACGCCGCCGGCAAGGACTTCGACACCCGCTATTACAGCAACGCCATCCACCATGGCGCCCTGACCCTGCCGCCGTTCATGAGCGCCGCCATCGGCACCTGA
- a CDS encoding DUF523 domain-containing protein: protein MLTELLREMGFEPSPERPEPPRVAASACLLGQPVRYDGGHKYHSTVANTLAARVTLVPLCPETAIGLPVPRPPIQVVLVGEAQRVRGLAAPNEDFSDALADYADGLALALDGVVLKSRSPSCGFGTTPLHDESGRELGFTSGAFAARLHARLPFLPLCNDSDLDEDGVLTDFLLQVHCHRHWRLGGSLADLRQRAQHLAPGPRQLLLRYLQRFERHHRPFTKSTSPQR, encoded by the coding sequence ATGCTAACGGAATTGCTCAGGGAAATGGGCTTCGAGCCTTCCCCGGAACGCCCGGAGCCGCCCCGGGTGGCGGCCAGCGCCTGCCTGCTGGGCCAGCCGGTGCGCTACGACGGCGGCCACAAGTACCATTCCACCGTGGCCAACACCCTGGCGGCCCGGGTTACCCTGGTGCCGCTATGCCCGGAAACCGCCATCGGCCTGCCAGTGCCTCGCCCCCCGATCCAGGTGGTGCTTGTGGGCGAGGCGCAGCGCGTGCGCGGCCTGGCCGCGCCGAACGAAGATTTCAGTGATGCCCTGGCGGATTACGCCGACGGCCTGGCGCTGGCACTGGACGGCGTGGTGCTGAAGTCGCGTTCACCCAGTTGCGGCTTTGGCACCACACCGCTGCATGACGAGAGCGGCCGGGAACTCGGCTTCACCAGCGGCGCTTTCGCCGCCCGGCTCCATGCCCGTCTGCCGTTCTTGCCACTGTGCAACGACAGCGATCTGGATGAGGATGGCGTGCTCACTGATTTCCTGCTGCAAGTCCACTGCCATCGCCACTGGCGGCTGGGCGGCTCCCTTGCCGATCTGCGACAGCGGGCACAACACCTTGCTCCGGGCCCTCGGCAGTTGCTATTGAGGTATTTGCAGCGTTTTGAACGCCATCACCGTCCCTTTACCAAATCCACATCACCACAGCGGTGA
- a CDS encoding SDR family oxidoreductase, with amino-acid sequence MSKPAILVVGAGDATGGAIARRFAREGYVACVSRRQKESLADLVAEIEAEGGEARAFGSDARDEEQAVALVDTIEQEVGPLEVLVFNIGANVNFPIRDTTARVYRKVWEMAAFAGFLAGREAARVMVPRGRGTIIFTGATASLRGGRGFSAFAGAKFALRALAQSMARELGPEGIHVAHSIIDGAIDTAFIRDNFPQRYALKEQDGILNPEHIADTYWTLHQQPRDTWTHELDLRPWMETF; translated from the coding sequence ATGAGCAAACCCGCGATCTTGGTGGTGGGGGCCGGCGATGCCACCGGCGGCGCCATTGCCCGACGCTTCGCCCGCGAGGGTTATGTGGCCTGTGTCAGCCGACGCCAGAAGGAATCCCTGGCGGACCTGGTGGCTGAGATCGAAGCGGAGGGCGGAGAGGCCCGCGCCTTTGGCTCCGACGCCCGTGATGAAGAGCAGGCGGTGGCCCTGGTGGATACCATCGAACAGGAGGTGGGGCCTCTGGAGGTATTGGTGTTCAACATTGGCGCCAACGTCAACTTTCCGATCCGTGACACCACTGCCCGGGTCTATCGCAAGGTCTGGGAGATGGCGGCGTTCGCCGGTTTCCTGGCCGGACGTGAGGCGGCGCGGGTGATGGTGCCCCGAGGGCGCGGCACCATCATTTTCACCGGCGCCACCGCGTCGCTGCGCGGTGGTCGTGGCTTCTCCGCTTTTGCCGGCGCCAAGTTCGCGCTGCGCGCACTGGCCCAAAGCATGGCGCGGGAGCTGGGACCGGAGGGCATCCATGTGGCGCACAGCATCATCGATGGCGCCATTGATACCGCCTTTATCCGTGACAACTTTCCCCAGCGTTACGCGCTCAAGGAGCAGGACGGTATCCTCAACCCCGAGCACATTGCCGATACTTACTGGACGCTGCATCAACAGCCCCGTGATACCTGGACCCATGAGCTGGATCTGAGACCCTGGATGGAGACCTTTTGA
- a CDS encoding MBL fold metallo-hydrolase, translating into MKYAILPVTPYEQNCSFLICEATGKVAIVDPGGDLPRIHQALEQLGGEVEKILVTHAHLDHVGGVADLAEELGVPIEGPHRDDQFWIDMLPQQSQMMGFPPARPFTPARWLEHGDTVTVGATQLRVLHCPGHTPGHVVFFQPEAGLAVVGDVLFNGSIGRTDFPRGDYQTLIDAIQTRLFTLGDEVAFIPGHGPMSTIGHERQHNPFVADHRG; encoded by the coding sequence ATGAAATACGCCATTCTGCCCGTTACCCCCTATGAACAGAACTGTTCTTTCCTGATTTGCGAGGCCACCGGCAAGGTCGCCATCGTCGACCCCGGCGGCGATTTGCCCCGCATCCACCAGGCTCTGGAGCAGCTCGGCGGCGAGGTGGAAAAGATCCTGGTGACCCACGCTCACCTGGATCATGTGGGCGGTGTCGCGGACCTGGCGGAGGAACTGGGCGTACCGATCGAAGGACCGCATCGTGACGACCAGTTCTGGATCGACATGCTGCCGCAACAGTCGCAGATGATGGGTTTTCCGCCCGCTCGCCCCTTCACTCCCGCCCGCTGGCTGGAACACGGCGATACCGTCACTGTCGGCGCGACGCAACTCAGGGTATTGCATTGCCCCGGCCATACCCCCGGGCACGTGGTGTTCTTCCAGCCGGAGGCCGGACTGGCGGTGGTCGGCGACGTGCTGTTCAACGGCTCCATCGGCCGCACCGACTTTCCCCGGGGCGATTACCAGACCCTGATCGACGCCATCCAGACCAGGCTGTTCACCCTCGGCGACGAGGTGGCGTTCATCCCCGGGCACGGACCGATGTCCACCATCGGCCATGAACGTCAGCACAACCCTTTCGTCGCCGATCATCGCGGCTAA
- a CDS encoding DUF4112 domain-containing protein yields the protein MDEQERQRYQAVLERLDRFSTWTDSSIGIPFTRFRIGLEAIIGLIPGIGDVVGLVLSSYVLLQAQKVGASGKVKRRMVRNILVDFLGGLLPVVGDAFDAVFKANTRNTRLLREYLYEQLEEEPKQRFPWWPFLGLCVLFAVITAVVMWIW from the coding sequence ATGGATGAACAGGAACGTCAGCGTTATCAGGCGGTGCTGGAACGGCTTGACCGGTTCAGCACCTGGACCGACTCCAGTATCGGTATTCCTTTCACCCGCTTTCGTATCGGCCTGGAAGCCATTATCGGGCTGATTCCGGGTATCGGCGACGTGGTGGGGTTGGTGCTGTCCAGTTATGTGTTGTTGCAGGCGCAGAAAGTCGGCGCCAGCGGCAAGGTCAAACGGCGCATGGTGCGCAACATCCTGGTGGACTTTCTCGGCGGCCTGCTGCCAGTGGTCGGTGATGCCTTCGACGCGGTGTTCAAAGCGAATACGCGCAATACCCGATTGCTGCGTGAGTACCTTTATGAGCAGTTGGAAGAAGAACCGAAGCAACGGTTTCCGTGGTGGCCTTTCCTTGGGCTGTGCGTGTTGTTCGCGGTCATCACCGCTGTGGTGATGTGGATTTGGTAA
- a CDS encoding DUF4870 family protein, protein MPDNHTQLCKLAYVLLLLGILTGGLTALVAVVIAHLYAPQTDDPVRAHFRFQYRTFWIGLLYYFISGLTTLALIGWVLLTITVVWWVIRGLRGLDKLNRGQPPANLETWGF, encoded by the coding sequence ATGCCGGATAATCATACCCAGCTGTGTAAACTGGCCTATGTTTTGCTTCTTCTCGGCATTCTTACCGGCGGCCTTACCGCGCTGGTGGCGGTGGTGATCGCGCACCTGTATGCGCCGCAGACCGACGACCCGGTTCGCGCCCATTTCCGCTTCCAGTACCGGACATTCTGGATCGGCCTGTTGTATTACTTCATCTCCGGGCTGACCACGCTGGCGCTGATCGGCTGGGTATTGTTGACCATCACGGTGGTGTGGTGGGTAATACGGGGTCTGCGCGGCCTGGATAAACTGAATCGCGGCCAGCCACCGGCCAATCTGGAAACCTGGGGCTTTTAA
- the speA gene encoding biosynthetic arginine decarboxylase: MSTTPERPFDAIYNVDRWGDGYFRIDDRGRLCVRPRGGDGTEAPLETVLEACRQAGLRPPVLARFSGILRDRVRRLSGAFGAAIDDLQYRGEYTPVYPIKVNQQRRVVHEIIRAREDGDRVGLEAGSKPELLAVLALSNPGDTVVCNGYKDREYLRLALMGQTLGFKVHIVVEKLSELPLLLEEADRIGVQPIIGLRVRLMNIGKGNWQNTGGEKSKFGLSAPQLIEAVAHCRDAGKLSCVRMLHFHLGSQVANIQDIKAGMREAARYYVELRGLGAPVDTVDVGGGLGVDYEGTHSRSYCSMNYGVADYAWHIVHTLAEQCAAHDLPHPDVISESGRALTAHHAVLLLNITDEERQTVAEVAPPGADDSVELHELWRLNGQLERGEGNLLELYPELMGAWQDLQLRYLNGDLGIVERARAEQLYVNALLRLRQRLDPRRRQQRELLDQLNERLADKLFVNFSVFQSVPDVWGIDQVFPVLPLSGLDQPATRRGVLQDITCDSDGRIDQYVDGEGVESSLPLPETLNGHLGIFMVGAYQEILGDMHNLFGDTDSVDVTVTENGDIELAHAIQGDTVSSVLRYVNFDPQRLLETLENRCRDAHLDESRRQVFLNDIRDGLAGYTYLE; encoded by the coding sequence ATGAGCACCACCCCGGAACGCCCCTTTGACGCCATCTACAATGTGGATCGCTGGGGGGATGGCTATTTCCGTATCGATGACCGGGGGCGCCTGTGCGTGCGGCCGCGGGGTGGCGATGGCACCGAGGCGCCGTTGGAAACGGTGCTGGAAGCCTGCCGGCAGGCCGGGTTGCGGCCTCCGGTGCTGGCCCGCTTCTCCGGCATTCTCAGGGACCGGGTGCGGCGTTTGTCCGGCGCCTTCGGGGCCGCCATTGACGATCTGCAATACCGGGGGGAGTACACACCGGTTTATCCGATCAAGGTGAATCAGCAGCGCCGGGTGGTGCATGAGATCATCCGCGCCCGTGAAGACGGTGACCGGGTCGGCCTGGAAGCCGGCTCCAAGCCCGAGCTGCTGGCGGTGCTGGCGCTGTCCAATCCCGGCGACACGGTGGTCTGCAACGGCTATAAGGATCGTGAATACCTGCGTCTGGCGCTGATGGGCCAGACGCTGGGGTTCAAGGTGCATATCGTGGTGGAAAAGCTCTCGGAGCTGCCACTGCTGCTGGAAGAGGCGGACCGGATCGGGGTACAGCCGATCATTGGCCTGCGCGTGCGCCTGATGAACATCGGCAAGGGCAACTGGCAGAACACCGGGGGCGAGAAATCCAAATTCGGCCTGAGCGCGCCGCAACTGATCGAGGCGGTGGCGCACTGCCGGGACGCCGGCAAGTTGTCCTGTGTGCGCATGTTGCATTTTCACCTGGGCTCCCAGGTGGCCAACATCCAGGACATCAAGGCCGGCATGCGCGAGGCGGCCCGCTACTATGTGGAACTGCGCGGCCTGGGCGCGCCGGTGGATACCGTGGACGTGGGCGGTGGCCTCGGCGTGGATTACGAAGGCACCCACTCGCGTTCCTACTGCTCGATGAACTATGGCGTGGCCGACTACGCCTGGCATATTGTTCATACTCTGGCTGAACAGTGCGCCGCCCACGACTTGCCGCACCCTGACGTGATTTCCGAGTCCGGCCGCGCGCTCACCGCCCATCACGCGGTGCTGTTGCTCAATATCACCGACGAAGAACGCCAGACCGTGGCGGAGGTGGCCCCGCCCGGTGCCGACGACAGTGTGGAACTGCACGAGCTGTGGCGGTTGAACGGGCAACTGGAACGCGGCGAGGGCAACCTGCTGGAGCTGTATCCGGAACTGATGGGCGCCTGGCAGGATCTGCAACTGCGTTACCTTAACGGGGACCTCGGCATCGTCGAACGTGCCCGCGCCGAGCAGTTGTACGTGAATGCACTGCTGCGCTTGCGCCAGCGCCTGGATCCGCGCCGCCGGCAGCAGCGGGAGCTGCTGGACCAGCTCAATGAACGTCTGGCGGACAAGTTGTTCGTCAACTTCTCCGTGTTCCAGTCGGTACCGGATGTCTGGGGTATCGATCAGGTGTTTCCGGTGCTGCCTTTGTCCGGGCTCGATCAGCCGGCCACCCGCCGGGGGGTCTTGCAGGACATCACCTGCGACTCGGATGGCCGTATCGATCAGTACGTGGACGGTGAGGGCGTGGAAAGCAGCCTGCCGCTGCCGGAGACCCTGAATGGCCATCTTGGTATCTTCATGGTTGGCGCTTACCAGGAGATTCTTGGTGACATGCACAACCTGTTCGGTGACACCGACTCGGTGGATGTTACGGTCACGGAGAATGGCGACATTGAACTGGCCCACGCGATTCAAGGCGACACCGTCAGTAGCGTGCTGCGTTACGTTAATTTCGATCCCCAGCGGTTGCTGGAAACCTTGGAAAACCGATGCCGTGATGCGCATCTGGACGAATCACGCCGGCAGGTGTTTCTGAACGACATTCGCGACGGTCTGGCCGGTTACACCTATCTGGAATAA
- a CDS encoding 2-hydroxyacid dehydrogenase — protein MQGVFLDIETIKPSELDLSALRAALSGWTFHDRTAPEQVAERLAGAAVAVTNKVVIDRATMDACPDLKFIGISATGTNNVDLDAAREKGIVVSNVVGYSTATVAQHAMALMLGLATQWHRYDRDAQRGRWSESTMFCRMDYPVVDLAGRTLGIIGYGALGQRVAAIARALGMDVLVAASLRPDASPAPDRVPLPEFLRRADVISLHCPLTEDTQGLVNDDFLAAMRPGAFLINTARGPLVDEAALERSLRAGHLGGAALDVLSQEPPAADHPLLSGDVPNLIVTPHSAWVSTECRQRMVDQVVENIHAWRNGRPVNVVNGLQGA, from the coding sequence ATGCAAGGCGTATTTCTCGACATCGAAACCATCAAGCCCTCCGAACTGGATTTGTCGGCGCTGCGGGCCGCGCTGTCCGGCTGGACCTTCCATGACCGCACCGCCCCGGAACAGGTGGCCGAACGTCTGGCCGGCGCCGCCGTGGCGGTGACCAACAAGGTGGTCATCGACCGGGCCACCATGGACGCTTGTCCGGACCTCAAGTTTATCGGTATCTCCGCCACCGGCACCAATAACGTGGATCTGGACGCGGCGCGGGAAAAAGGCATCGTGGTCAGCAACGTGGTGGGCTACTCCACCGCCACCGTGGCGCAGCACGCGATGGCGCTGATGCTGGGCCTCGCCACGCAATGGCATCGATACGACCGGGATGCCCAACGGGGCCGCTGGAGCGAGTCCACCATGTTCTGTCGCATGGATTACCCGGTGGTGGATCTGGCCGGCCGTACCCTCGGTATTATCGGCTACGGCGCTCTGGGACAGAGGGTGGCGGCCATCGCCCGGGCACTGGGCATGGATGTGCTGGTGGCCGCGTCACTGCGTCCTGACGCGAGCCCGGCGCCGGACCGGGTGCCGCTGCCGGAGTTTCTCCGTCGCGCCGACGTTATCAGCTTGCATTGTCCGCTCACCGAAGACACCCAGGGGCTGGTCAATGATGATTTCCTGGCTGCCATGCGTCCCGGCGCTTTCCTGATCAATACCGCCCGCGGGCCGCTGGTGGATGAGGCGGCGTTGGAGCGGTCATTGCGGGCCGGGCATTTGGGCGGTGCCGCCCTCGACGTGCTCAGCCAGGAGCCGCCGGCGGCGGATCACCCTCTGCTCAGCGGCGATGTGCCGAACCTGATCGTCACTCCGCACAGCGCCTGGGTCAGTACCGAGTGTCGTCAGCGAATGGTCGACCAGGTAGTGGAGAACATCCACGCCTGGCGCAACGGACGGCCGGTCAACGTCGTCAACGGTCTACAAGGAGCCTGA